The following is a genomic window from Pecten maximus chromosome 19, xPecMax1.1, whole genome shotgun sequence.
CCACTGCGCTAATTGGTTGAAATTAATAATTTCAGATCTCCGCAATAAACGCGGTTACATCTTTTGGTCACGTACCCGAAGGACAAATTAGATTATGCCGCAATGTGGGGCCCGTCCGTCTGGAGTCAACGTTTCCATTAGATAACTTTTTCTCGATAACCACGAAAGCCATAATCATGATACTGAGTCTGCACCATACTTGGATGAATGACCTCGACCgaccttcaaggtcacaagggttaAATGTACTGAAACATttcaacaacttcttctcaataatccAGAGACATGATACTTGACTTGTAGCATGCcgggatgaagggctatcaaaattatttaaatgaatatatctAGCCTAGACTAGATAAATGACTTAGGTCAACAGTTGACGTAACAAAATACTTAACCAACCCAATCTTTGGAAcaatgccctgcaggtagggtgtACTTAattttggatcttatctttttttttctaaaagctgGTTCGTTTTTATAATCAGGTGATTCCAAACTCAATGTTCTTTTGGCCTctgatatgacgcgacaggtggcgttattggtcaagatgaagtatgtgattggtcaatgtagcggtaaatgcaaaatgcagatatgcagttaaaaacgaaacaaagataagattgaatgcaagctgaataagtggatgtatttattcaaaagacacattaatgaaattatattcctgattcaaatgcagtcttaccatcaccaaaaatgattcaagcTGATATATTACAAGTTATCAGTGCTGAAACGTATTAGTTCGTTAATCTATGTCACCAGCAGTATTGCATTATAACCacaagcattaaaactatgccgtttatctttttttaaagatatctcGTGTTTCCTTTAACAGGGTTGGACAGAAGTACGATAATGAAGACTATTGACTGTTAAATGATCTTAAGGCTCCTTGTCAAATAAGAGTTATTCCATGATCATTAATACGATGTATATCTGGTGATTTTGTTGTCATTATCACTTTACCTAGATAATACAGTAGAGGACACTTGTtcttccgaaacacctggtctgaTACCTCCTGACCTTTCCAGTATTTCCGTCAAAATATATCTGATAGTAGTCGGATCATCAAGAGTCTCTTTAGTGTTTGAACCTAACATTCTGTTGACAAATGATCTTCTCAAGGAAAAATTGCATACAGAAAAATAAAGTGAATTGGAAATTAAAACGAAAACCTTATATGAATGATAATTTGAAAATAGGAGAACATTTGTAATTTGACACAAATTACTGCAATTTACATACGTTAATGAGGGGTCTTTGAATTTCGTAAATAACAAGCAGTTAATTAATAGCTTTATGAAGTATGTTATGTAATCATAAACGTGTTTGTTAATGACTGATAAGGAGAGCAAAGAAGGCGAGTACCACCGATTTGCaactagaaaaaaaataatctcaTAAAACGCAGAAATACtgaatatatattctattagaataaatgtatattgcatGAGATTTCCGACACGTATGGCAATGAGCATATTCTTGACAAATTGTAATCTCTGCACATTTACATAAAACTGGACTTTCTAACACCTTAATTCTGTCGAGATGTGCGTGATGGATGTCATAATGATCTTGAAATAGTACTCCTGTGAGAAGGTTTATTTTATCGGACGGGAGTGTACTGCACTGGTCGTGCCTCGAGGTATGTGTCATTTTCTCAGTGTACGTAATGTTGTgttgaatttatttattaatgtttttttgtacaaataacaaataattaagCGTTACCTCATAccagaaatatatgtatactataaatagaaattaAATTGTACAGCTTAATTAATGATTCGTCATACAatttatgatacatgtacaatttttttttttctttttttttttctttttttttttttttacaataaacatattgtttgtgttgacaGCATCTCGCTAGCAGTATGTACGGATCTACACTCTGGTCTTTGGTGTGGATAAGTATCATAGGCTATACCCGTAAGTGGTTTCATTTTTTatagattaatatatatataaatgtgtcctTGATAATACACTAATATCTTACTTTATTATGAAATGTCTTTAACGGATGGAATATTTTGAAAGTAACCTTACTGTAAATCGGCCATACTTACGCGATTTTTTCCCCCAATTTTTAATTCTATTAAAATTTGTAGATATTCATAAAACTGGATATTTCTAATAATTTAGGGATTCCCAATTGGTTTGCAATCAAAGggatatattttatgtatgatATTATCCCAAGGTATCATGTAAATGAACTATTATTGGTTAATCAAATGGTTTCCGGTATCTATAAGTAGTATTCTGTTAAAATCAATCTAATAAATTGTTAATTGTTAATTAACATTATGTGAATTATTTACCAAACgaagacaaaaaaataattgaagCCTGCGTGTACTATGACGGGCATGTATCCGGACCAGCTGGTTATAAATGTTATCACGATCTTAATCTGACTTCCGGACTGTGTTACACCGATATCCATCTACAGTTTATAATATCTTGCTTAAATAacattgttttaataaaaacaaaataaaaacaaaaaacaaaaacaaaaaaaaacgttttCGACAAAACCACTTGCTTTTACTAATAACTTTTAATATTATGTCATTGGAATAGACATAAACATTTGCATGCGAACGTGTtattaattttaagaaaattacATTATGATGTGGGTGGTTTTGATAGAAATTAGTTTCCGTTTTGcatttttgtgattttgaaGCTCTCTTTTCCTATTTATTGCATTCTCCCATCCCATATAACAAAATATCTTACTCTTCACTGGAATTTCTTACTTGCGACTAGGCTTAACATTGCTTCGTTTGCTTTGAATCTCTAATATTGCCTTCTAAAGCTAATCATGTTCCTGAATTCAGTTGAATGAGGGTGATCTGTCAAACATATCAGCTGTGCATTCTTAGTACATAACCTCAATTCCGGTGGGGGACTTGTCTTGTCTGATGTCCGATATAAACCGTTTTTGTGTCAATGTCGCAAAAAGGTTCTggttttttgtctgtttttggTTAGATGTCACATGTGGTCTGAATAGTACCTGCTTTGGTGTTGATGTCAAATGTTATGGttgttgtctgttttgtgttgtcaCGTGTTGTCTTGTTGTTGCCTGTTTTGGTTCGATGTCACATGTGGTCTGGTTAAAATCCCATTTTGTATTTCACGTGTTATATCATTGtctgtttttgtgttgttgtcaCGTGCTCTTGTTGTTGTCTACTTTTGTTTGTGTCACGTGCTCTGATTGTTGTCTGTTTTTGTGTTTTGCCACGTGCTCTGGTTGTTGTCTATTTTTGTGTCGATGTCACGTGctcttgttgttgtttacttttgtttttgtcaCGTGCTCTGATTGTTGTCTGTTTCTGTTATGATAATGACAAGTGTTTTGGTAAAACTTATTTTGTGTCGATGTCACGTGTTCTGGTTGTAGTTTTTATGTTGATGTCACGTGTTTTGGTTGTAGTTTTTGTGTCGATGCCACGTGTTTTGGTTGTAGTTTTTGTGTCGATGTCACGTGTTCTGGTTGTAGTTTTTGTGTGGATGTCACGTGTTTTGGTTGTAGTTATTCCGTGTTGATGTCACGTGTTCTGGTTGTAGTTTTTGTGTTGATGTCACGTGTTTTGGTTGTAGTTATTCCGTGTTGATGTCACGTGTTCTGGTTGTAGTTTTTGTGTTGATGTCACGTGTTCTGGTTGTAGTTTTTGTGTTGATGTCACGTGTTTTGGTTGTAGTTTCTGTGTTGATATCCCATGTTCTGGTTGTAGTTATTCCGTGTTGATGTCACGTGTTCTGGTTGTAGTTTTTGTGTTGATGTCACGTGTTTTGGTTGTAGTTTTTGTGTTGATGTCACGTGTTTTGGTTGTAGTTTTTGTGTTGATGTCAACTGGTTGTAGTTTTTGTGTTGATATCCCATGTTCTGGTTGTAGTTTTTGTGTTGATGTCACGTGTTTTGGTTGTAGTTTTTGTGTTGATGTCACGTGTTTTAGTTGTAGTTTTTGTGTTGAAGTCACGTGTTTTGGTTGTAGTTTTTGTGTTGATGTCACGGGTTTTGGTTATAGTTTCTGTGTTGATGTCACGTGTTCTGGTTGTAGTTTTTGTGTTGATGTCACGGGTTTTGGTTATAGTTTCTGTGTTGATGTCACGTGTTCTGGTTGTAGTTTTTGTGTTGATGTCACGTGTTTTGGTTGTAGCTTTTGTGTTGATGTCACGTGTTTTGGTTGTAGTTATACTGTGTTGATGTCACGTGTTTTGGTTGTAGTTTCTGTGTTGATGTCACGTGGTTTGGTTGTAGTTATTCCGTGTTGATGTCACGTGTTCTGGTTGTAGTTTTTGTGTTGATGTCACGTGTTCTTGTTGTAGTTTTTGTGTTGATGTCACGTGATTTGGTTGTAGTTTCTGTGTTGATATCCCATGTTCTGGTTGTAGTTATTCCGTGTTGATGTCACGTGTTctggttgtagttgttgtgttGATGTCACGTGTTTTGGTTGTAGTTTTTGTGTTGATGACACGTGTTTTGGTTGTAGTTTTTGTGTTGATGTCACGTGTTTTGGTTGTAGCTTTTGTGTTGATGTCACGTGTTTTGGTTGTAGTTATACTGTGTTGATGTCACGTGTTTTGGTTGTAGTTTTTGTGTTGATGTCACGTGTTTTGGTTGTAGTTTTTGTGTTGAAGTCACGTGTTTTGGTTGTAGTTTTTGTGTTGATGTCACGTGTTTTGGTTGTAGTTTTTGTGTTGAAGTCACGTGTTTTGGTTGTAGTTTTTGTGTTGATGTCACGTGTTTTGGTTGTAGTTTTTGTGTTGATGTCACATGTTTTGGTTGTAGTTATACTGTGTTGATGTCACGTGTTTTGGTTGTAGTTTTTGTGTTGATGTCACGTGTTTTGGTTGTAGTTTTTGTGTTGATTTCTTATGTTGGTATGTACCCATATGCATGCTGTCATTAATCTGGCGACACCGTTGTTATCTAGCTTCTAGAGATTTTTTAACACCACCGGCACACAATAcgaaatttgattttattacaaattggTTGAGCATTCAAATATCCCTAACGAATCAGTGTTTCAGAAGGCGACAATTAAAGTCAAGGCTACATTAAGTCttcataaaataaatctgtcatCTCGcttgttaaattattttttaactCAAATATGAGTTAATATAGTGAAATTAGCGTTCTTGCAAATATccattgtattacatttgtgttATTTTCCGATCCAAATAATCGCTATATTCTAACATTATGTTTATCCAGTGCCCGAGGAGGTAAAGCGGTCTATGTATGGAGAATGTGTGAAGACTTGTGGATTTGCCCCTCCAATCCGGGCCCTGTACATGGACCGACACTGTATACGGGGTAACGATAAATGTTTGTACTGTAAGTACTACGGGTGTCCGGTAGTGGAGTGCTTTTCTAAGGGCAAGAAAGTGGTTCCAAACATCACCCCAGACGGCCGATGTATGACCTGCGAAGGTAAACACCTGTCTTATGAACCTCGGAGAAATATGACATAAtgtcatatgtacatgtatgctttCTGAATTATAATTTTTAAAGCAGAGACTGTCTACGATAGTATcagatattgtaatatatataaccattGCTTTATTTATGGGTTATTTTTCATCCTCTTACTAGCACTGACAAGGgggtacattattgtataacactAGTATTTATTAGATGTAAAGTAGAGGCGAATAacttaatgaattattttattataacattaaacTTTCATATGTAAAGCTGTATCTAAAAAACTTCAGTTTGTAACTATCACATGTAActaatatttatcttaaaaccACAGGTCGATAGGTATTACTTAAACCTACATTTTGTCAAAATTGTCACATATCTATAACTGTaacctataactacaatatgtctataactaccacctataactacaatatatctataactatcacctataactacactatgtctataactatcacctataactacaatatgtctataactatcacctataactacaatttgtctataactatcacctataactacaatatgtctataactatcacctataactacaatatgtctataactatcacctataactacaatatgtctataactatcacctataactacaatttgtctataactatcacctataactacaatatgtctataactaccacctataactacaatatgtctataactatcacctataactaTAACCTATAACTACactatgtctataactatcacctataactacaatatgtctataactatcacctataactacaatatgtctataactataacctataactacaatatgtctataactatcacgtataactacaatatgtctataactatcacctataactacaatatatctataacgaccacctataactacaatatatctataactatcacctataactacactatgtctataactatcacctataactacactatgtctataactaccacctataactacaatatgtctataactatcacctataactacaatatgtctataactatcacctataactacactatgtctataactatcacctataactacaatatgtctataactaccacctataactacactatgtctataactaccacctataactacaatatatctataactatcacctataactacactctgtctataactatcacctataactacactatgtctataactaccacctataactacaatatgtctataactgtcacctataactacactatgtctataactatcacctataactacaatatatctataactatcacctataactacaatttgtctataactatcacctataactacaatatgtctataactatcacctataactacaatatgtctataactgtcacctataactacactatgtctataactataacCTATAACTACactctgtctataactaccacctataactacaatatatctataactatcacctataactacaatatgtctataactgtcacctataactacaatatatctataactatcacctataactacaatatatctataactaccacctataactacaatatgtctataactgtcacctataactacaatatatctataactatcacctataactacaatatatctataactaccacctataactacaatatgtctataactgtcacctataactacaatatatctataactatcacctataactacaatatgtctataactatcacctataactatcacctgtaactacaatatgtctataactatcacctataactacaatatgtctataactatcacctataactacactatgtctataactatcacctataactacaatttgtctataactatcacctataactacaatatgtctataactgtcacctataactacaatatatctataactatcacctataactacactatgtctataactatcacctataactacaatatgtctataactatcacctataactacaatatgtctataactgtcacctataactacactatgtctataactaccacctataactacaatatgtctataactatcacctataactacaatatgtctataactaccacctataactacaatatgtctataactattacctataactacaatatatctataactatcacctataactacaatatgtctataactatcacctgtaactacaatatgtctataactatcacctataactacaatatgtctataactatcacctgtaaCTACAAtttgtctataactatcacctataactacaatatatctataactaccacctataactacaatatgtctataactatcacctataactacaatttgtctataactgtcacctataactacaatatgtctataactaccacctataactacaatatatctataactgtcacctataactacaatatgtctataactgtcacctataactacaatatatctataactgtcacctataactacaatatatctataactgtcacctataactacaatatgtctataactaccacctataactacaatatatctataactgtcacctataactacaatatgtctataactaccacctataactacaatatatctataactgtcacctataactacaatatatctataactgtcacctataactacaatatatctataactatcacctataactacaatttgtctataactgtcacctataactacaatatgtctataactaccacctataactacaatatatctataactgtcacctataactacaatatatctataactgtcacctataactacaatatgtctataactaccacctataactacaatatgtctataactatcacctataactacaatatgtctataactgtcacctataactacaatatgtctataactatcacctataactacaatatgtctataactaacacctataactacaatatgtctataactatcacctataactacaatatgtctataactatcacctataactacaatatgtctataactgtcacctataactacaatatgtctataactgtcacctataactacaatatgtctataactatcacctataactacactatgtctataactaacacctataactacaatatgtctataactatcacctataactacaatttatctataactatcacctataactacaatatgtctataactgtcacctataactacaatttgtctataactaccacctataactacactatgtctataactaccacctataactacaatatatctataactatcacctataactacaatatatctataactatcacctataactacaatatatctataactatcacctataactacaatatgtctataactatcacctataactacaatatgtctataactatcacctataactacacatgtctataactatcacctataactacaatatgtctataactatcacctataactacaatatgtctataactatcacctataactacaatatgtctataactatcacctataactacaatatgtctataactgtcacctataactacaatatgtctataactgtcacctataactacaatatatctataactatcccctataactacaatatgtctataactatcacctataactacaatatgtctataactgtcacctataactacaatatgtctataactatcacctataactacactatgtctataactatcacctataactacaatatgtctataactgtcacctataactacaatatgtctataactgtcacctataactacaatatatctataactatcccctataactacaatatatctataactatcacctataactacaatatatctataactatcacctataactacaatatgtctataactatcacctataactatcacctgtctataaatatcacctataactacaatttgtctataactgtcacctataactacactatgtctataactaccacctataactacaatttgtctataactatcacctataactacaatatgtctataactaccacctataactacaatatgtctataactatcacctataactacaatatgtctataactatcacctataactacaatatgtctataactatcacctataactacaatatgtctataactaccacctataactacaatatgtctataactaccacctataactacactatgtctataactatcacctataactatcacctataactacaataagtctataactatcacctataactacacatgtctataactatcacctataactacaatatgtctataactatcacctataactacaatatatctataactgtcacatataactacaatatatctataactatcacctataactacactatgtctataactaccacctataactacactatgtctataactaccacctataactacaatatgtctataactatcacctataactacactatgtctataactgtcacatataactacaatatatctataactatcacctataactacaatatgtctataactaccacctataactacaatatgtctataactatcacctataactacactatgtgtataactatcacctataactacaatttgtctataactatcacctataactacaatatgtctataactgtcacatataactacaatatatctataactaacacctataactacactatgtctataactatcacctataactacaatatatctataactatcacctataactacaatatgtctataactgtcacctataactacaatatatctataactatcacctataactacaatatgtctataactaccacctataactacaatatgtctataactaccacctataactacaatatgtctataactatcacctataactacactatgtctataactatcccCTATAACTACactatgtctataactatcacctataactacactatgtctataactatcacctataactacactatgtctataactatcacctataactacaatatatctataactatcacctataactacaatatgtctataactttcacctataactacaatatgtctataactatcacctataactatcacctataactacaataagtctataactatcacctataactacacatgtctataactatcacctataactacaatatgtctataactatcacctataactacaatatgtctataactatcacctataactacaatatgtctataactatcacctataactacaatatatctataactatcacctgtaactacaatatatctataactaccacctataactacaatatgtctataactaccacctataactacaatatgtctataactatcacctataactacaatttgtctataactaacacctataactacactatgtctataactaacacctataactacactatgtctataactaccacctataactacaatatgtctataactatcacctataactacaatttgtctataactatcccctataactacaatatgtctataactaacacctataactacactatgtctataactatcacctataactacaatttgtctataactaacacctataactacactatgtctataactaacacctataactacaatatatctataactaccacctataactacactatgtctataactatcacctataactacaatatgtctataactatcacctataactacaatatgtctataactaacacctataactacactatgtctataactatcacctataactacaatatgtctataactatcacctgtctataactatcacctataactacaatttgtctataactatcacctataactacaatatgtctataactgtaacctataactacaatatgtctataactaccacctataactacaatatgtctataactatcacctataactacactatgtctataactatcccCTATAACTACactatgtctataactatcccCTATAACTACActatatctataactatcacctataactacactatgtctataactatcacctataactacactatgtctataactatcacctataactacactatgtctataactatcacctgtctataactatcacctataactacactatgtctataactatcacctataactacaatatgtctataactatcacctataactacaatatatctataactatcacctataactacactatgtctataactatcacctataactacactctgtctataactaccacctataactacactatgtctataactatcacctataact
Proteins encoded in this region:
- the LOC117317943 gene encoding uncharacterized protein LOC117317943; translation: MYGSTLWSLVWISIIGYTLPEEVKRSMYGECVKTCGFAPPIRALYMDRHCIRGNDKCLYCKYYGCPVVECFSKGKKVVPNITPDGRCMTCEDQCVYASEIYKKGDKFMAADDLNTCRCLKKGRVLCTMKKKKPSLSGYCDI